One segment of Gopherus flavomarginatus isolate rGopFla2 chromosome 8, rGopFla2.mat.asm, whole genome shotgun sequence DNA contains the following:
- the FHL1 gene encoding four and a half LIM domains protein 1 isoform X1: MAYHRHSGPSSYTVGTMSERFDCHYCRDPLHGKKYVQKEGRHCCVKCFEKFCANTCIECKKPIGADAKELHFKNRYWHDNCFRCFKCYTSLVNEPFMLKENNKVWCSSCSSTEGANKCKGCFKAIIAGDQNVEYKKSFWHKECFTCSQCKQVIGTGSFFPKGDDIYCVSCHEHKFAKLCFKCKKAITSGGITYQEQPWHSECFVCTGCSKQIGGKRFTAVEDQYYCVDCYKTFVAKKCAGCKNPITGFGRGSTVVSHEGQSWHDYCFKCTKCSRPLANRRFVYHNEQIYCADCPHRL; the protein is encoded by the exons ATGGCTTACCACAGACATTCAG ggcccagcagTTACACCGTGGGCACCATGTCGGAGCGCTTTGATTGCCATTACTGCCGCGACCCGCTGCACGGGAAGAAGTATGTGCAGAAGGAGGGACGCCACTGTTGCgtgaagtgctttgaaaaatTCTGTGCCAACACCTGTATCGAGTGCAAGAAACCCATTGGTGCTGATGCCAAG GAGCTGCATTTCAAAAACCGTTACTGGCACGACAACTGCTTCCGCTGTTTTAAGTGCTACACGTCTCTGGTTAATGAGCCTTTCATGCTAAAGGAAAACAATAAAGTTTGGTGTAGCAGCTGTAGCTCCACTGAGGGTGCAAACAAATGCAAAGGCTGCTTCAAAGCTATTATTGCAG GAGACCAAAATGTTGAATACAAGAAGTCATTCTGGCACAAGGAATGCTTCACCTGCAGCCAGTGCAAGCAAGTGATAGGAACAGGCAGCTTCTTCCCCAAAGGAGATGATATCTACTGTGTCTCTTGCCACGAACATAAGTTTGCCAAGCTGTGTTTTAAGTGCAAGAAG GCCATCACTTCTGGAGGAATCACTTACCAGGAGCAGCCTTGGCATTCAGAGTGCTTTGTCTGTACTGGCTGCTCAAAGCAGATTGGTGGGAAACGCTTCACTGCTGTGGAGGATCAGTACTACTGTGTTGATTGCTACAAGACATTTGTTGCCAAGAAGTGTGCTGGCTGCAAGAACCCCATTACAG GGTTTGGAAGAGGATCCACTGTGGTCAGCCATGAAGGCCAATCCTGGCACGATTATTGTTTCAAGTGTACCAAGTGTTCCCGTCCTTTGGCTAACAGGCGCTTTGTCTATCATAATGAGCAAATTTACTGCGCTGACTGTCCCCACAGACTGTAA
- the FHL1 gene encoding four and a half LIM domains protein 1 isoform X2 yields MSERFDCHYCRDPLHGKKYVQKEGRHCCVKCFEKFCANTCIECKKPIGADAKELHFKNRYWHDNCFRCFKCYTSLVNEPFMLKENNKVWCSSCSSTEGANKCKGCFKAIIAGDQNVEYKKSFWHKECFTCSQCKQVIGTGSFFPKGDDIYCVSCHEHKFAKLCFKCKKAITSGGITYQEQPWHSECFVCTGCSKQIGGKRFTAVEDQYYCVDCYKTFVAKKCAGCKNPITGFGRGSTVVSHEGQSWHDYCFKCTKCSRPLANRRFVYHNEQIYCADCPHRL; encoded by the exons ATGTCGGAGCGCTTTGATTGCCATTACTGCCGCGACCCGCTGCACGGGAAGAAGTATGTGCAGAAGGAGGGACGCCACTGTTGCgtgaagtgctttgaaaaatTCTGTGCCAACACCTGTATCGAGTGCAAGAAACCCATTGGTGCTGATGCCAAG GAGCTGCATTTCAAAAACCGTTACTGGCACGACAACTGCTTCCGCTGTTTTAAGTGCTACACGTCTCTGGTTAATGAGCCTTTCATGCTAAAGGAAAACAATAAAGTTTGGTGTAGCAGCTGTAGCTCCACTGAGGGTGCAAACAAATGCAAAGGCTGCTTCAAAGCTATTATTGCAG GAGACCAAAATGTTGAATACAAGAAGTCATTCTGGCACAAGGAATGCTTCACCTGCAGCCAGTGCAAGCAAGTGATAGGAACAGGCAGCTTCTTCCCCAAAGGAGATGATATCTACTGTGTCTCTTGCCACGAACATAAGTTTGCCAAGCTGTGTTTTAAGTGCAAGAAG GCCATCACTTCTGGAGGAATCACTTACCAGGAGCAGCCTTGGCATTCAGAGTGCTTTGTCTGTACTGGCTGCTCAAAGCAGATTGGTGGGAAACGCTTCACTGCTGTGGAGGATCAGTACTACTGTGTTGATTGCTACAAGACATTTGTTGCCAAGAAGTGTGCTGGCTGCAAGAACCCCATTACAG GGTTTGGAAGAGGATCCACTGTGGTCAGCCATGAAGGCCAATCCTGGCACGATTATTGTTTCAAGTGTACCAAGTGTTCCCGTCCTTTGGCTAACAGGCGCTTTGTCTATCATAATGAGCAAATTTACTGCGCTGACTGTCCCCACAGACTGTAA